The sequence AATTGAATTTGAAATGTTTGAAGATAAATCTCGAAGGGAAAACAAAGAGGAGGAAGTAAGATGACAGCATTAGCTGCGTTCGGTTTATTGGTTATTCGTTTAGTAGTGGGGTTAACATTCGCTGCTCACGGAGCACAGAAATTATTTGGTTGGTTTGGAGGACACGGGCTACAAGGAACAGGTGGTTTCTTTGAGTCCATTGGAATCAAGCCTGGAAAAACGATGGCATTACTTGCAGGACTTTCTGAAGTTGCAGGGGGAATACTATTCGCAGCAGGTTTCCTGACACCACTGGCCGCTTTGCTTATCATTGGAACGATGATTGTAGCGATCGTAAAAGTTCACGGACCAAATGGTTATTGGGTAACACAAAATGGTACAGAATATAATGTGATGCTCATTGTTGTTGCTCTTGGAGTAGCATTGGTAGGGGCAGGATCATTCTCTATAGACGCACTTTTATTTTAAATAAGTTCATTTTTCAATAGGAATTCAAATGTTCACATATATGATGTGGAAATTCAACACAGAAACTCGGCATGCAATCCAACATCACTACTTCCAATTAGGTAGCAAATGAATATTGCAGGTGCACGTTGATTGATTTACCTGCAGTCTGATTCTGTGTTTCACTTATTTATTATAAATCAACCATATTTAAAGGAGAGATTTCGACTATGTCTAACGTAAAATTAGCAATCATGTATTACAGTTCAACAGGAACCAATTATCAAATGGCGAAATGGGCAGAAGAGGCTGCGAAAGAAGCTGGAGCTGAAGTGAAGGTACTCCGTTTTGAAGAAACAGCACCTGAAGCAGCAATTGCTTCAAACCCTGCTTGGGAGAAGCATTATAATGAAACAAAAGATAGTGTACCTGTTGCGACACTTGACGATCTTGAATGGGCAGACGCTTACCTTTTCAATGTCCCAACACGATTCGGTAACGTTCCTTCTCAAGTCAAAGCTTTTCTGGATACCACTGGAGGTCTTTGGTTCAATGGGAAGCTGGCAAACAAAGTAGTGAGCGCCACGTCATCTGCAAGCAACTCACACGGTGGACAGGAGCAGACGGTTCTAGCTTTATACACAACGATGATGCACTGGGGTGCAATCATCGCAGCTCCTGGATACACAGATCAATCAAGCTTTACTACAGGAGGAAACCCGTACGGAACGAGTGTAACAGTCGATCAAGAGGGCAATATGGTTGAATCCGTAGAGCCTGCAGTGAAACACCAAACTCGCCGTACGATCCAAATCGCTGAAGCGGTTAAAAACGGATTGAAGTAATCAACATATGAAAAAAACGAGACACTC is a genomic window of Rossellomorea sp. y25 containing:
- a CDS encoding DoxX family protein yields the protein MTALAAFGLLVIRLVVGLTFAAHGAQKLFGWFGGHGLQGTGGFFESIGIKPGKTMALLAGLSEVAGGILFAAGFLTPLAALLIIGTMIVAIVKVHGPNGYWVTQNGTEYNVMLIVVALGVALVGAGSFSIDALLF
- the wrbA gene encoding NAD(P)H:quinone oxidoreductase; this encodes MSNVKLAIMYYSSTGTNYQMAKWAEEAAKEAGAEVKVLRFEETAPEAAIASNPAWEKHYNETKDSVPVATLDDLEWADAYLFNVPTRFGNVPSQVKAFLDTTGGLWFNGKLANKVVSATSSASNSHGGQEQTVLALYTTMMHWGAIIAAPGYTDQSSFTTGGNPYGTSVTVDQEGNMVESVEPAVKHQTRRTIQIAEAVKNGLK